The Deltaproteobacteria bacterium genome segment TATCTAAAGGGTTACCTTGTGAATCTGTGAGGGTGGTCTGGCCACCCACAACTTGTGCGCCAGTTTGTCCTTGGCCATTTCCTGAATTGTTCTGATTTCCACTATTACTATTACCGTTGTTATTGTTAGATCCGCCATCGATATTACTTGTATTTCCCCCGCCGGTATCCTGCACCAGCTGACAATTGACACAAGTGTATCCGCTGGGAACAGGACCACAGGCCGTGCCATCGCACGATTCTCCGAGGTCACAGACGTTATTTCCACAATTATTTACATTTTGGTTTCCTCCTCCTGGGTTTGGAGTGGATGCCTTGGAGAGGACCGTCACCCTCTTTGTATCGTGGGCAAAGTCAGAAGGCACTTTTCCACATCGGCTGGAGCAGGTTAAGGTCAGATCATAGGTGCCCGGAGTATTAAAAGTAAAAGTGGGGACTAGAGTACTTGTCCCTGAAGAAGTGTAATTTGAATCGCCCGTCACAACAGCCACGGACCAGGAAGCAGAAAAGATAGCGGATGCATCCGCCGGATTAGTAGAACATTCACCGCTCACAACGGTTGCAACTCCGACTAATGTAGAAATATCTGAACCTGCATTGGAAACAATGCTCTCCAAGCTATTCATGAAAACAAAGGCTTTTCTTTCTAATGAGGGCGCAGTGGCCAGGGCAATCAGATCATCCCCTCCGGCAAGATCGAAATTCGAAGAACTAATCCCTGTAGCCTCAAGAAACTTGCCTGCCCCAAAGCTCAACGGCAAAGCGGTGTTCGACGGGGCGTAAGCACCACTGGAGAAAGCAGAGTTGAATACCACCACCCGTCCACTACTCACATTATTTGTGTCATCCTGGTAGGTAAAAGCCACGTCCTCCGCATTGTCATTATTAAAGCAACCTGTTGTCAGTGCAAATGGCTCTCCAGTAGTCGTGGGCGCATACACACGGTAATTCGATAAATTGAATCCCCCATTTTGCCCATTTATTAAATAATGAATCCCCCTGCCTTCTTGACCAGCCCCTGGGGTAGCGGTGAGGCCTGGGGTGGTATAGACAATATCCCCCCAACCATCCCCGTTAAAATCACCGATGGCAATGGAGGTTGGACGAGGATTCGAGGCGCCACTGCCTACATCGTAGTAGTCACAGAAATAAGTCATGCTGGAGGGACATTTTCCGGTAAAATCACAGAGAATAATCTTGCTCCCATTGACGCTATCATTAAGGGCTATCGCGACGTCCTTATTTTGATCGTTATTCAAATCTCCCACAGCGATGGAGGCACTGGCTGTCGTGTCCGCGAGGACTCCCGTATCCACATCCGTACGCGTTCCAGAGGCATCAAAAACAGCTAAAATCAGATTAGACGGAGAACTCTGATCAATGAGTGGCACCACTTTATTTCCAGCAACATCACTTCCAGCACATTCAAAGACAGCAGAAGTAGGCTGAGCCACTGTAGGGCTTGCCACCCCATATTTCGGAAGCCAAGAGAGATGAGAAGGGGTGACCGTTGAACCATCAAGGCCATAACCCCCAGAAGCATCAGGATTTGAAAAAATTGTAATTTCGTAATCTGAATATTGGGGGAAAAAAATCGACGTGAGATCCGGCGTAGCTGAAAAACGACCTACAGAAACAGAACCCATGGAACCCACAGTATTTATAGGATTGGGCGTATAGTTTAAGACGTTCGAATCAAATTGCTCGGTTAACCCGCCACAATCATTCCCAGGCCCATTTCCCAATAGTATGCTAAACGCTGCATTCCCTTGCTCTCCAGCGCGAAGGGCGACACAATCAGGAAATCCATCCCCATTGAAATCTGCAAAAGTTGAAGAATTTTTGCAGGCAACGCTATGGGCACTACTTTCAGACCCTCCAGAACAGGTTAGACCTGAGCCTGCAACTGAGTCACAGAGTACCAAATGATATTCACAAGAGGTATTGCTCTGTTGAAAAACTTGAGAAAAAGAAGAAATTTGAAACAAGAAAATAGGTAACGCAAAACCAACGACGAAAGATAAAATTCTCGCTTTATTCATGTATACCCCCTGGAATCCAAAAATTTAAGTAACTGCAACATATTAAACTAAAGTAAAAAAATGCAAAGCAGAATTTTAGTATTATTTGCTTATCGGATTCCTGCGGAGGTATTGGTATCAAAATCTGTGGACCAAGCGCCAAACAAGCATGCTATCTTTTTACATCCAACTTCCCCAGAATTCTGAACGGAGATTCTTTCATGCGTTGTTTTTCCTCACACTGGCAGTCTTTCTCATTCAAATTTCCACCGCAAACCTTACATAAACCTTTGCATGCGGGTTGGCACAAAAACACCATTGGTAAATCCAAAAAAGTCTGCTCCACCAGCATTTCACCCAAATCGATTTCATTGCTTTTGTAAAAGCTGAAATTGACGTCTTCGGCACTCAGCTCGACATCTTCCGATGCCTCGATGTCGCGTTGACGCTGCGATTCTTTGAGCGGCGCCATCCAGCGCTGGCTCTGAACTTTCATGGGAATCACAAAGGGGACAAGACAACGGTCACAAGTCCCATGGTAATCAAGGGTTAATTCCCCCGTAAAAGAGAGGTTGGCACCCGTTTTCTGGATTTTCAAAAAGCCCTGGAGGGGCTCTCCCTTTTTCCAATGCTCTTGAAAGGCCTCCTCAAATTTTTTCTTCGCCCAAGGGTCTTTATCAGAAAAATTCTGAAAAAAACCTTCGTCGGATATTCGAGAAACTTGAACTTTCATAAATAAGCTGCCTATCTTCTCTTTTCATGAAAACCAAGTCAAAACTTCGCTTTGTTAAGGCCTATGTCTGTGCCTTGCACCTCTTTGTTTCCTATTTTTTCCTTGGACTGCTCTATTGGACTATCCCTAGAAAACTTCATCAAAGGATCCTGCTCTGGGCCCATGCTAGAAACGCCCAACGCTTGTTAAAAACCATCCTTAAACTTCAGGGGCTCTTCATTAAGGTAGGTCAAACGATTAGTATTTTGACCCATTTTTTGCCCGAGGCCTACACAAAAAACCTGGAGCAATTGCAAGATGCAGTCCCCCCCTGCCCTTACGAAGAAATCGAACAACGTTTTTTAGAAGAATTCCAAAAAAAACCCGATGAGATTTTCAAGGAATTCAGCAAAACCCCACTGGCCAGCGCTTCTCTGGGACAAGTGCATGTGGCCTATTTGAAGGGGGGAGAGAAAGTAGCGGTCAAGGTCCAATATCCGGATATCGAAACAATCGTGAATCAGGATCTGAAAATCTTAAGGCGGATTTTTTGGTTTTTAGATCTTTTCTTTCCTCATTACCAACTCAAACAAACCTTTGAGGAAATTTCTTCCATCGTGCTTCAGGAATTGAACTTTATCAATGAAGGCAAAAATCTGGAATGGGTGCAAAATAATTTGAAGGACGAAAAAGATTTTCTCTTTTCGAAAGTGTATTGGCAGTACAGCACCGATCGTATTCTCACTTTGCAATTCATGGAAGGCATTAAAATTTCCCAAGTAGACCAGCTAAAGCAATTGGGAGTGAGCCCTAGCGAGATTGCAAAAAAACTCATCCATGCCTACTGTAAACAAATTTTTATAGATGGAGTTTATCATGCCGATCCACATCCTGGAAATTTTTTGGTGAGTGTGGAAAACACCTCATCCCAACCCTCTCCTCCAAGGGGAGGGGGTAAGGGAGAGGGTGAAAATTTCAAAATCGTTTTCATGGATTTCGGCGCTACCGCCAGAATTTCGGATGCCATGCGTGCAGGAGCCGCAGTGCTCATTGAGGGAATCATTCGTCGTGACAATGAACTCATCCGAAAGGCGCTCAAAGATATGGGATTTATCGCCCATGAGGAAAATGAAGAAAGCTTCGATAAAATTGTCGATTTTTTTTATGATCGGCTAAAAGACATCAAGCTTGAACAAATTAAAGATTTTAATTTGAATAATGTCGCTTCTCTACAAGATATAGTGGAATTCAAAAAATTGGATGTGAGTTTTTCAGAACTGCTCCACGCCTTTAATGTCCCCAAAGATTGGGCCTTGCTGGAACGGGCCATGATTCTACTGCTTGGCCTTTCTACTCATTTGGATCCAGATTTAAATCCGCTTTCCATTATTATTCCCTATGCAGAAAAATTTGTTTTGGGAAAAAATAAAACCTTAGGTGAATTTGTCATCGATACACTCAAGCAAAATGTACTGACTTACCTGCAGCTTCCCCAGGATCTGGCTAAAATCCTCAAAAAAATGAACCGCGGTGAAATGAATTTTACCTCAAAAAAACAAAACTCGGATCTAAGAGCCATTCAAAATCATTTAAAAAAATTGAACCTCTGTCTTTGTTTTTTTGGACTCCTTTTCGCGGGCACAATTTTAAAAGAAGAATACACCCAATACAGCCCTTACGCGTTCGGCCTTGCTGGCTTTGTTGCACTACTCTGGCTTAAGAATATTTTACTGGGTTGATCACTCATGCTTGCTGAGCAAAAAACATCCAACAAACTACTCCTTTTCGTTTTTTGTTCTCTGCTACTTCATCTGATTCTTATTTTAATTTTCCTTTTTTTGCCAAAATCCAAAACCAACTTATTTGAAGAAAAGAAAGATAAAAAAGTAGTGTGGATTGATCCTGCGATGCTGGGCCAAATTGTGGATATTGACAAGCCAGCCCTCTCAAAGAAACCCGAGAAGGCGAACAAACTGGCGGAATATGATTCTTCGGTAAAAAAAGAACAAGTGGCTCCGACTGTAAGATCCACTCCCAAAAAGGCAGTAAGCCCCAGCAAAAGAATACTTACAGAAAAAGAAAAAAATACCGCCAAACCTAATCCTGAAGAAGCTCCCAAAGAAACCCCAAAACAACCTAAAGACCTCAGCTTGAAACCACAAGACCTTGCCAAAAATTTTACAAAACCCGAGGCCCCCAAGCTCAACTCTGCTCCCAGTCTTGATTTCAAAAGCCTGGATTCAGGCCTGGCCTACGGCAGAACTGGAACTTCCAGTTCTCAGGAATTTTTACCCGATTATACCCTCGGTGGAAAAACTTATTTGAATGCGATGAAACTGCAGGAGATTTCTTATTTTGTTAAAATGAAACGAATCTTAAAGCTGCGCTGGAACCCTATTCCCTCGGTGAGAAATTATTTGATGAATGAAAAGGTTAAAGTGAATCGAATTGAATGTGTCGTAGGCATAAGTCTAGATCCCGATGGAAAAACCTCCCATTTATTTATCATTAAAGGATCGGGAGTGGGAAGCTACGACCGGGAGGTGCTCCAAACTTTCAAAGATTCTTCCCCTTTTTCAAAACCTCCTGAAAAATATTTAAAGAATGGTGAACTGAATATGAGTTGGACTTTTACGGTTTATTTGTGAGCCCAAAAAAACAGTTGTATCGGGAAGTGCACAATTAAGCGCCTTCTGCCATCAATTGATAGCCACAGTCTTTGCCGGGGCACACTTTTTTCTCGCCCTCTTTTTTGGAATATTTCACCAAAAGATATTTAGAACCACATTGAGGACAGGCCTCATTTACCGGTTTGTCCCACAAGGCGAAGGTGCATTTGGGATAAGCGGTACAGCCGTAGAAAGACTTTCCCCGTTTTGATTTTCTTTCGGCAAGAGGGGCCGAGCATTGAAGGCAGTTCACTCCAATGGAAATGGCTTTGGTACTTTTACATTCGGGATATTTAGAGCAGGCCAGAAAACTACCAAAGCGTCCCCGTTTCACCAACATGGGAGAAGCGCATTTATCGCACACTTCAGTAGTGGTGGGGGTTTCCTGGATGGCATAAGCTCCATCCTCCGCTTTGGCGATTTCCTTGGTACTTTTACATTCAGGATATCCAATGCAGGCCAGAAATTCCCCGTGACGTCCGAATTTCACCACCATGGGTCGTCCACATTTTTCACACACAAAATCTGTTTTAATTTCTTGCCGCTTGATATCTTTCATTTGCACCTTTGCCTTTTGCAAAGTGGCATCAAAAGTGGTGTAGAATTTTTTTATGGTGTCTCGCCAAGCAAGCTTGCCTTCTTCGACGTCATCCAATTCGTCCTCCATTTTTGCGGTGAACTGAACATTTAAAATATCGGGAAAATGATTGACCAAAAGGTTATTGACGATATTGCCCAAGGTCGTAGGCCTGAATTTATTCTGTTCTTTGCTGATGTATTTTTTATCCACGATCGTCGAAAGAATACTCGCATAGGTAGAAGGCCGTCCAATTCCCTTTTCTTCCAATTCTTTCACGAGTGAAGCATCGGTAAAGCGGGGGGGAGGCTGGGTGAAATGCTGTTCGGGAAGCAGATCCAACAATTTTAAATTTTCCGGGGCTGCCAGATTGGGGAGTCTCTTCTCTTCATCTTCATCCGCAGTATCGTCTTTGCCTTCCAGATACACGGCAATAAAGCCCGGGAATTTCATCACCGAACCCGTCGCCCTGAAATCATAAGGCCCTGCGCTGATATTAAAAGTGGTTTGATCAAACACAGCGGGAGACATCTGACAGGCGATAAAACGCTTCCAGATGAGTTCGTACAATTTCATTTCATCAGCGCTCAAAGATTTTGCGACCAGGGCAGGGTCATATTGCAGAGACGTGGGGCGAATGGCTTCATGGGCATCCTGCGCCGCCTTCTTGCTTTTGTAGACAATCGCAGCTTCAGGCAAATAATCTTTGGAATAATTTTTAAGGATGAATTCGCGGACTTCAACAAGGGAGTCGGGGGATAGGCGAGTCGAATCGGTACGCATGTAGGTAATTAAACCGGCCGTTTCGCCTTCACTCACTTCCACACCTTCGTAAAGTTTTTGGGCCAGCATCATGGTCTTCTTAGCCGAATACCCCAACTTTCGCGCGGCCTCTTGCTGGAGGGTGCTGGTGGTAAAAGGCGGGGAAGGCTGGCGTCGTCGCTCCTTTTTAAGAACTTCTTTGAGAATAAAAGGAGTTTTGGAAACTTCCTCTTTAATCTGCTCGGTTACTTCTTTATTTCCCAACTCGATTTTTTTTCCTTCTTTGCCCATTAACTTCGCCACAAAAGAGGGCGCCTTGCTTCCTTCGAGCTGAGCTTCCAAACTCCAGTATTCGGTACTTACAAACTTTTCAATCTCGGCTTCG includes the following:
- the topA gene encoding type I DNA topoisomerase codes for the protein MSKTLVIVESPSKAKTIGKYLGKNYSVKASVGHVKDLPVSKLGVDIKNDFEPTYEVIKGKKKVIDEIKSAAEKSDYVFLATDPDREGEAIAWHIAEEISSKSKAIKKTKKDSKIAKKLEAPVTAASDKIQRVLFHEITKKSILEAIAHPLALNQSLFDAQQARRVLDRLVGYQISPLLWEKVQRGLSAGRVQSVAVRIICEREAEIEKFVSTEYWSLEAQLEGSKAPSFVAKLMGKEGKKIELGNKEVTEQIKEEVSKTPFILKEVLKKERRRQPSPPFTTSTLQQEAARKLGYSAKKTMMLAQKLYEGVEVSEGETAGLITYMRTDSTRLSPDSLVEVREFILKNYSKDYLPEAAIVYKSKKAAQDAHEAIRPTSLQYDPALVAKSLSADEMKLYELIWKRFIACQMSPAVFDQTTFNISAGPYDFRATGSVMKFPGFIAVYLEGKDDTADEDEEKRLPNLAAPENLKLLDLLPEQHFTQPPPRFTDASLVKELEEKGIGRPSTYASILSTIVDKKYISKEQNKFRPTTLGNIVNNLLVNHFPDILNVQFTAKMEDELDDVEEGKLAWRDTIKKFYTTFDATLQKAKVQMKDIKRQEIKTDFVCEKCGRPMVVKFGRHGEFLACIGYPECKSTKEIAKAEDGAYAIQETPTTTEVCDKCASPMLVKRGRFGSFLACSKYPECKSTKAISIGVNCLQCSAPLAERKSKRGKSFYGCTAYPKCTFALWDKPVNEACPQCGSKYLLVKYSKKEGEKKVCPGKDCGYQLMAEGA
- a CDS encoding AarF/ABC1/UbiB kinase family protein, giving the protein MKTKSKLRFVKAYVCALHLFVSYFFLGLLYWTIPRKLHQRILLWAHARNAQRLLKTILKLQGLFIKVGQTISILTHFLPEAYTKNLEQLQDAVPPCPYEEIEQRFLEEFQKKPDEIFKEFSKTPLASASLGQVHVAYLKGGEKVAVKVQYPDIETIVNQDLKILRRIFWFLDLFFPHYQLKQTFEEISSIVLQELNFINEGKNLEWVQNNLKDEKDFLFSKVYWQYSTDRILTLQFMEGIKISQVDQLKQLGVSPSEIAKKLIHAYCKQIFIDGVYHADPHPGNFLVSVENTSSQPSPPRGGGKGEGENFKIVFMDFGATARISDAMRAGAAVLIEGIIRRDNELIRKALKDMGFIAHEENEESFDKIVDFFYDRLKDIKLEQIKDFNLNNVASLQDIVEFKKLDVSFSELLHAFNVPKDWALLERAMILLLGLSTHLDPDLNPLSIIIPYAEKFVLGKNKTLGEFVIDTLKQNVLTYLQLPQDLAKILKKMNRGEMNFTSKKQNSDLRAIQNHLKKLNLCLCFFGLLFAGTILKEEYTQYSPYAFGLAGFVALLWLKNILLG
- a CDS encoding TonB family protein; this translates as MPKSKTNLFEEKKDKKVVWIDPAMLGQIVDIDKPALSKKPEKANKLAEYDSSVKKEQVAPTVRSTPKKAVSPSKRILTEKEKNTAKPNPEEAPKETPKQPKDLSLKPQDLAKNFTKPEAPKLNSAPSLDFKSLDSGLAYGRTGTSSSQEFLPDYTLGGKTYLNAMKLQEISYFVKMKRILKLRWNPIPSVRNYLMNEKVKVNRIECVVGISLDPDGKTSHLFIIKGSGVGSYDREVLQTFKDSSPFSKPPEKYLKNGELNMSWTFTVYL
- a CDS encoding DUF177 domain-containing protein, with protein sequence MKVQVSRISDEGFFQNFSDKDPWAKKKFEEAFQEHWKKGEPLQGFLKIQKTGANLSFTGELTLDYHGTCDRCLVPFVIPMKVQSQRWMAPLKESQRQRDIEASEDVELSAEDVNFSFYKSNEIDLGEMLVEQTFLDLPMVFLCQPACKGLCKVCGGNLNEKDCQCEEKQRMKESPFRILGKLDVKR
- a CDS encoding OmpA family protein, whose protein sequence is MNKARILSFVVGFALPIFLFQISSFSQVFQQSNTSCEYHLVLCDSVAGSGLTCSGGSESSAHSVACKNSSTFADFNGDGFPDCVALRAGEQGNAAFSILLGNGPGNDCGGLTEQFDSNVLNYTPNPINTVGSMGSVSVGRFSATPDLTSIFFPQYSDYEITIFSNPDASGGYGLDGSTVTPSHLSWLPKYGVASPTVAQPTSAVFECAGSDVAGNKVVPLIDQSSPSNLILAVFDASGTRTDVDTGVLADTTASASIAVGDLNNDQNKDVAIALNDSVNGSKIILCDFTGKCPSSMTYFCDYYDVGSGASNPRPTSIAIGDFNGDGWGDIVYTTPGLTATPGAGQEGRGIHYLINGQNGGFNLSNYRVYAPTTTGEPFALTTGCFNNDNAEDVAFTYQDDTNNVSSGRVVVFNSAFSSGAYAPSNTALPLSFGAGKFLEATGISSSNFDLAGGDDLIALATAPSLERKAFVFMNSLESIVSNAGSDISTLVGVATVVSGECSTNPADASAIFSASWSVAVVTGDSNYTSSGTSTLVPTFTFNTPGTYDLTLTCSSRCGKVPSDFAHDTKRVTVLSKASTPNPGGGNQNVNNCGNNVCDLGESCDGTACGPVPSGYTCVNCQLVQDTGGGNTSNIDGGSNNNNGNSNSGNQNNSGNGQGQTGAQVVGGQTTLTDSQGNPLDNQGGCVASLNPAVNSNKTPVFFYVGLVAFLVALRFRRSSALKGVFSLSLILLSLMLFNPPAKADPSFGLNFFKPAMDDSEYYSVYGSPTLQQGKFHFGLWFDYARRPYEVGNSNFVRQSGISDNVLIADALASYGVLNWLDVGIRMPVYLWESINAPALGRLDEAHTEMGDLEFALKFKILDRKKHHVGVSLLPYLSIPSATNAATNFTGNGDFSGGGKLIVDFKPHKRVSVAANVGYEMRSPVLDVAGHLIDDQFQGGLGVSVDALPKKLKVIAEAEVKTVKFFEDRRTSPLEARLGGRYSFKNGIDVNFGGGMGMTNGITAPAYRAFTGVTYTKRPPDELEIKNTGDELPLKDDQDVYLVGDEIRMAEKLFFDYDKFNIREISKPILGKVAAFLNKHVELKRVRVEGHTCDLGSDRYNQKLSQNRAQSVVDHLVGQGVDAGRLRAVGYGKAKPIVPNSDESHREQNRRVQLFVEERN